A DNA window from Bacteroides cellulosilyticus contains the following coding sequences:
- a CDS encoding DUF4995 domain-containing protein: MKRFLLFCYAVATLQGFSSCSSSQPEEDYDWLKKAIDTSVQQLEETVADVGDSVLLPRSIWTGYDMDFLCSQLQRDPATFKDSLRVKPVKDVLGSRRYCSSIYDWTSGFFPGNLWYTYQLTGIEGLKNDAVKFTNYLYPVKDYKGTHDIGFMMNCSYGNAYRLAPADSVRQALVQTADNLCSRFDPTIGSIRSWDFGKWNFPVIIDNMMNLDLLFYVNHLTNDSKYKEIALKHAETTLKNHFRADHSSYHVVSYNNDGSVEMKCTHQGKNDDSSWARGQAWGVYGYTSCYRESGDTVFLQQAKDIATLIMTRVKTEDAIPLWDYDAPDSPETPRDASAASITASALIELSTLVEDGQVYFDYAEKLLKSLSSDAYLAKVGTNQGFILMHSTGSLPNGSEIDTPINYADYYYLEALARYMQVKGLDYKSL, from the coding sequence ATGAAAAGATTTTTATTATTTTGTTACGCAGTTGCTACACTACAGGGTTTCTCCAGTTGTTCATCCAGTCAACCTGAAGAAGATTATGACTGGTTGAAAAAAGCAATAGATACTTCTGTTCAACAACTGGAAGAAACAGTGGCCGATGTAGGAGATTCAGTCTTGTTGCCCCGTTCCATCTGGACGGGATACGATATGGATTTTCTCTGTAGTCAGTTACAAAGAGATCCTGCAACCTTCAAAGACTCTTTACGGGTTAAACCCGTGAAGGATGTTCTGGGAAGCCGCAGATATTGCAGTTCCATCTATGATTGGACAAGTGGTTTTTTCCCCGGAAACTTGTGGTATACGTACCAGCTGACCGGCATTGAAGGATTAAAGAACGATGCTGTGAAATTCACGAATTATTTGTATCCGGTAAAAGACTATAAAGGTACACACGACATCGGATTTATGATGAATTGCAGTTATGGAAATGCATATCGCTTGGCTCCTGCCGACAGTGTTCGTCAGGCATTGGTGCAAACAGCCGATAACTTATGCAGCCGTTTTGATCCGACCATAGGTTCTATTCGCTCCTGGGATTTCGGGAAGTGGAATTTCCCTGTAATTATTGATAACATGATGAACCTGGACCTGCTGTTTTACGTAAACCATCTTACCAATGATTCCAAGTATAAGGAAATCGCATTGAAACATGCCGAGACAACCTTAAAAAATCATTTCAGAGCAGATCATTCATCCTACCACGTAGTCAGTTACAATAATGATGGCAGCGTAGAAATGAAATGTACCCATCAGGGGAAAAATGATGATTCGTCATGGGCACGCGGACAGGCTTGGGGAGTATATGGATATACCTCTTGCTATCGTGAATCCGGAGATACGGTCTTCTTGCAGCAAGCCAAAGATATTGCAACATTGATTATGACTCGCGTAAAGACTGAGGATGCGATACCTTTGTGGGATTATGATGCGCCGGATAGCCCGGAAACACCCCGTGATGCATCTGCCGCCTCTATTACAGCCTCCGCTTTGATAGAACTCAGCACTTTGGTAGAAGATGGACAAGTATATTTTGACTATGCGGAAAAACTGCTTAAGTCTCTTTCTTCCGATGCTTATCTGGCAAAGGTTGGTACGAATCAGGGATTTATCCTGATGCACTCTACAGGTTCGTTGCCCAATGGTTCCGAAATTGATACTCCTATCAATTATGCCGATTATTATTATCTGGAAGCATTGGCCCGGTATATGCAGGTAAAAGGACTCGATTATAAATCGCTTTAA
- a CDS encoding RagB/SusD family nutrient uptake outer membrane protein has protein sequence MKKYRVIALSALIAAGFTSCDLTEKPTSYYEKDTYFETMDQAKMSVVGIYDCLAIDKHYGQYEMAMPASDDTYYIQGTGTDNTRRDIAHYMVKPTNTWIASIWEYKYLGIDRANFSIAGIEKMTGYEEDSNLKELVAQARFLRAFLAFDLIKYWGDVPFKTTYTAGYDESFKGRVSREEIYDQIIVDLNFAKENLQKDNASLSPEVPSQGAAHALLMRVYLQRAGYSLQQDGTLTRPDETKRKEYFNAVIAEWTAFQNKGNHGFYTGGFEQLFRGYSEGTLNSQESLWEIAFNPTGAGYKDNAGTWATYNGPAVEAPGKNAPADAWGRANAFFRVLPAWKNFFEEGDERRDVMVCTYQYKWNANAGKHDKVENAKLTDWYPGKWRREWMPGGFVDPNNTGVNYCPLRFADVVLMAAEAYNETGNTPEAWKLLNMVRERAKATPITDANYSSLMKAPQVYDLPYIQDGDAAGKFRTALYWERGFELAFEGQRKYDLLRWGILGDALKFFQGNMDKALKGKYVAGDKFVKGQHELFPIPLGELQANPALNNQNNPGYE, from the coding sequence ATGAAAAAATATAGAGTGATTGCGCTAAGCGCACTGATTGCAGCAGGATTCACCTCTTGCGACCTGACTGAAAAACCTACTTCTTACTACGAGAAGGACACTTATTTTGAAACTATGGACCAGGCAAAAATGTCAGTAGTAGGTATTTACGATTGTCTGGCTATAGACAAGCATTACGGACAATATGAAATGGCGATGCCTGCTTCGGATGATACCTATTATATTCAAGGAACAGGTACGGATAACACACGTCGTGATATTGCCCACTACATGGTGAAACCGACCAATACTTGGATTGCATCCATATGGGAATACAAATACCTGGGTATTGACCGTGCTAATTTTTCCATTGCCGGTATTGAGAAGATGACAGGTTACGAAGAAGATTCCAATTTAAAAGAGTTAGTGGCTCAGGCACGTTTCCTCCGCGCATTTCTGGCTTTCGATTTAATTAAATACTGGGGAGATGTTCCGTTCAAAACCACTTATACTGCCGGATATGACGAATCTTTCAAAGGTCGTGTAAGTCGTGAAGAAATCTATGACCAGATTATAGTTGACCTGAATTTTGCTAAAGAAAACCTGCAAAAAGACAATGCTTCACTTTCACCGGAAGTTCCTTCACAAGGTGCTGCCCATGCATTGCTGATGCGTGTTTATCTGCAACGTGCCGGGTACAGCTTGCAGCAAGACGGTACATTGACCCGCCCGGACGAAACTAAAAGAAAAGAATACTTTAACGCTGTAATTGCCGAATGGACTGCCTTCCAGAACAAAGGCAACCATGGTTTTTATACAGGTGGTTTTGAACAGTTATTCAGAGGTTATTCAGAAGGTACCTTGAATTCCCAAGAGAGTTTGTGGGAAATTGCTTTCAATCCTACAGGAGCCGGCTACAAGGACAATGCAGGTACTTGGGCTACTTATAACGGACCAGCGGTAGAGGCACCGGGAAAAAATGCTCCTGCTGATGCATGGGGACGTGCCAATGCTTTCTTCCGTGTACTGCCGGCCTGGAAAAACTTCTTTGAAGAAGGCGATGAACGCAGAGATGTAATGGTATGTACCTATCAGTACAAATGGAATGCAAATGCCGGTAAACATGATAAGGTTGAAAACGCAAAACTGACTGACTGGTATCCCGGCAAATGGCGCAGAGAGTGGATGCCCGGAGGTTTTGTAGATCCCAACAACACAGGAGTGAACTATTGTCCGCTTCGCTTCGCCGACGTTGTATTGATGGCAGCCGAAGCTTATAATGAAACAGGCAACACCCCGGAAGCCTGGAAATTGCTGAATATGGTACGTGAACGCGCAAAAGCTACTCCGATAACCGATGCCAACTACAGCAGCCTGATGAAAGCTCCACAAGTTTATGATCTCCCATATATTCAGGATGGAGACGCTGCCGGCAAGTTCCGCACAGCTCTTTATTGGGAACGTGGTTTCGAGTTAGCTTTCGAAGGTCAGCGCAAATATGACCTGTTGCGTTGGGGTATCTTGGGCGACGCACTGAAGTTCTTCCAAGGAAATATGGACAAAGCACTCAAAGGTAAGTATGTAGCCGGTGATAAATTCGTCAAAGGCCAGCATGAACTTTTCCCGATACCACTGGGAGAGTTACAGGCTAATCCGGCTTTGAATAACCAGAATAATCCGGGTTACGAATAA
- the hepC gene encoding heparin-sulfate lyase HepC, translating to MKIAKYFLCLALLLAAISAEAQQLRKEAFDLLNLDYPGLEKVKAACTQQQWDKAAQALLDYYRQRTGIGHPDINLKNIKISKEEQKWADDALEHTFFVHKGYQPSYNYGKDINWQYWPVQDNELRWQLHRHKWFTPMGKAYRISGDEKYAKEWAYQYMDWIKKNPLTTVEKEEYELVSAGEVKGNAENVRFAWRPLEVSNRLQDQTLQFLLFIPSQAFTPEFLTEFLINYHRHALHILGNYSDQGNHLLFEAQRMVYAGVFFPEFKEATGWRESGISILNREIKKQVYPDGGQYELDPHYHLAAINIFCKALRMADVNGFRQEFPAEYVNTVKNMIEFYANICFPDYSNPCFSDAKLGDRPAEIRNYQEWLKLFPDCDWIRYYATEGREGSPLPNLSHGALTSGFFTFRNGWKQDATVMVVKAGPKGEWHCQPDNGTFELWFNGRNLFPDSGSYVYAGDDEVMKLRNWFRQTSSHNTLTLDEKNLQTTQSVTKLWKPEGNEQILVTENPHYEGLKHRRSVFFVDQSYFVIVDEAVGDAKGTVNLNYHLCEGTVNVDDKNHILTTAYDGPSNMKLQCFAEKKASMREKEGWRSTAYRVRVPRTSVSFDVDKKDSEAVRYITIIYPSKNAASFPAFKAKFLNKKFDENGVKIEISVDGKKRQLEYKL from the coding sequence ATGAAAATAGCAAAGTATTTTTTATGCCTGGCTCTTTTGCTGGCCGCCATAAGTGCGGAAGCGCAGCAACTGCGGAAGGAAGCCTTTGATTTACTGAACCTGGATTATCCGGGGTTGGAGAAAGTAAAGGCTGCATGCACCCAACAGCAATGGGATAAAGCGGCTCAGGCTTTATTGGACTATTACCGCCAACGCACCGGCATAGGACATCCTGATATAAATCTGAAGAATATCAAAATATCAAAGGAAGAACAAAAATGGGCGGACGATGCCCTGGAACACACATTTTTTGTGCACAAAGGATATCAGCCTTCCTATAATTACGGTAAAGATATCAATTGGCAATATTGGCCGGTACAGGACAACGAGTTGCGCTGGCAGTTGCACCGCCATAAATGGTTCACCCCGATGGGAAAAGCATATAGAATCTCAGGGGATGAGAAATATGCCAAGGAATGGGCATACCAATATATGGACTGGATTAAGAAGAATCCTTTGACAACCGTAGAGAAAGAAGAATACGAACTTGTCAGTGCGGGCGAAGTAAAAGGAAATGCTGAAAATGTACGCTTTGCATGGCGTCCGCTGGAAGTGAGCAATCGTTTGCAGGATCAGACACTGCAATTTCTATTGTTTATTCCCTCACAGGCTTTTACTCCGGAATTCCTGACTGAGTTCCTTATTAATTACCATCGGCATGCCTTACACATTTTGGGCAATTATTCCGACCAAGGCAACCATCTGTTGTTCGAAGCGCAGCGTATGGTGTATGCAGGCGTATTTTTCCCTGAATTTAAAGAGGCAACCGGATGGAGAGAGAGTGGGATAAGCATTTTGAACCGTGAAATAAAAAAACAGGTTTACCCGGATGGCGGTCAATATGAACTGGACCCGCATTATCATTTGGCGGCAATCAATATTTTCTGCAAGGCCCTGCGTATGGCTGATGTCAATGGTTTCCGTCAGGAGTTTCCTGCCGAATACGTGAATACAGTTAAAAATATGATTGAGTTTTACGCTAACATCTGTTTCCCGGATTACAGTAATCCTTGTTTCAGTGATGCAAAACTGGGAGACCGTCCGGCAGAAATCCGCAATTATCAGGAATGGCTCAAACTGTTTCCTGATTGCGACTGGATTCGTTATTATGCCACAGAAGGACGTGAAGGTTCCCCCCTACCCAATCTTTCTCACGGAGCCCTGACTTCCGGTTTCTTTACTTTCAGAAACGGCTGGAAACAAGATGCTACTGTAATGGTGGTAAAGGCCGGGCCTAAAGGTGAATGGCACTGCCAGCCGGATAACGGAACTTTTGAGCTTTGGTTCAATGGTCGGAATCTCTTTCCGGATAGCGGTTCATACGTCTATGCCGGTGATGATGAAGTGATGAAACTTCGCAACTGGTTCCGCCAGACAAGTTCACATAATACCCTGACACTGGATGAGAAAAACTTGCAGACCACACAATCCGTCACTAAACTTTGGAAACCCGAAGGTAATGAACAAATCCTGGTGACAGAAAATCCCCATTATGAGGGTTTAAAGCACAGACGTTCTGTCTTCTTTGTAGACCAATCTTATTTTGTCATTGTCGATGAGGCTGTGGGAGATGCAAAAGGAACAGTGAATCTGAACTATCACTTATGTGAAGGTACTGTAAATGTGGACGATAAGAATCATATTCTGACTACCGCTTACGATGGGCCAAGCAATATGAAGCTACAATGCTTTGCCGAAAAGAAAGCTTCGATGAGAGAAAAAGAAGGATGGCGTTCAACTGCCTATCGCGTACGTGTCCCCCGTACTTCAGTTTCTTTTGATGTGGACAAAAAGGATTCGGAAGCTGTACGCTACATAACCATTATCTATCCTTCGAAAAATGCAGCTTCTTTTCCTGCATTCAAGGCTAAATTCCTGAATAAGAAGTTTGATGAGAATGGAGTGAAAATAGAGATATCTGTTGATGGAAAGAAACGTCAATTGGAGTATAAACTATAA
- a CDS encoding sulfatase, with product MNRLSYLFLPLTAIGVSACSSNKAKEEVKRPNIIFMMTDDHTTQAMSCYGGRLLQTPNMDRIANEGIRMDNCYAVNALSGPSRACILTGKFSHINGFTDNASTFDGNQQTFPKLLQSAGYQTSIIGKWHLITEPQGFDYWCILTGQHEQGDYYNPDFNENGKQIVEQGYATDIITDKAIEYLEHRDKSKPFCMMYHQKAPHRNWMPAPRHLGMFNNTVFPEPATLFDTYEGRGSAAREQDMSIEHTLTNDWDLKLLTRKEMLKDTTNRLYQVYKRMPADVQDKWDSVYAQRIAEYRSGKLEGKELISWKYQQYMRDYLATIVAVDENIGRLLSYLEKIGELDNTIIIYTSDQGFFLGEHGWFDKRFMYEECQRMPLVIRYPKAIKSGSVSSAIAMNVDFAPTLLDFAGVDIPADIQGQSLKPILDNGKIPADWRKAAYYHYYEYPAEHSVKRHYGIRTADFKLIHFYNDVDEWEMYDLKNDPNELNNVFDKPEYADKRTELMSLLKETQKQYKDDDPDEKVNELFKGDRRLMKNR from the coding sequence ATGAATCGCTTATCATATTTATTTTTACCTCTCACTGCCATCGGAGTCTCCGCTTGTAGCTCCAATAAGGCCAAAGAGGAGGTGAAACGTCCGAACATTATCTTTATGATGACAGACGACCATACCACGCAGGCTATGTCGTGCTACGGCGGACGCCTGTTGCAAACTCCCAATATGGATCGGATTGCCAATGAAGGTATTCGTATGGACAATTGTTATGCGGTCAATGCTTTATCCGGTCCGTCAAGAGCTTGTATCTTGACGGGCAAATTCAGCCACATCAATGGATTCACTGATAATGCCAGTACTTTCGACGGCAACCAACAGACCTTTCCCAAATTATTACAGTCGGCAGGCTACCAAACTTCGATTATCGGTAAATGGCATCTGATCACCGAGCCTCAGGGATTTGATTATTGGTGCATCTTGACCGGACAACATGAACAAGGGGATTATTATAATCCCGATTTCAATGAGAACGGAAAGCAGATTGTAGAACAGGGCTATGCTACCGACATTATCACGGATAAGGCTATCGAGTATCTGGAACACAGAGACAAAAGCAAGCCTTTCTGCATGATGTACCATCAGAAAGCTCCGCATCGTAACTGGATGCCTGCCCCCCGCCACTTGGGTATGTTCAATAATACCGTTTTTCCTGAACCGGCCACACTCTTCGATACGTATGAGGGAAGAGGTTCCGCTGCCAGGGAACAGGATATGTCTATTGAACATACATTGACCAATGATTGGGATCTGAAACTGCTGACTCGTAAAGAAATGCTGAAAGATACGACCAATCGCCTCTATCAGGTCTACAAACGTATGCCGGCTGATGTGCAGGATAAGTGGGATTCAGTATATGCCCAGCGCATTGCCGAGTATCGCAGTGGTAAACTGGAAGGTAAAGAGTTGATCAGCTGGAAGTACCAGCAATATATGCGGGATTACCTGGCAACAATTGTTGCTGTGGATGAAAATATAGGGCGGTTACTCAGTTATCTGGAAAAAATCGGTGAGTTGGACAATACAATCATTATCTACACTTCGGATCAGGGTTTCTTCCTGGGCGAACATGGTTGGTTCGATAAACGCTTCATGTATGAGGAATGTCAGCGTATGCCGCTGGTCATCCGTTACCCGAAGGCAATCAAGAGCGGAAGTGTTTCGAGTGCCATTGCCATGAATGTAGATTTTGCTCCCACCTTGCTGGATTTTGCCGGAGTAGACATACCCGCCGATATTCAAGGCCAGTCGCTCAAACCGATCTTGGATAATGGGAAAATACCGGCAGACTGGAGAAAAGCCGCCTACTACCACTATTATGAGTATCCGGCGGAACATTCGGTTAAAAGACATTATGGCATTCGTACAGCTGATTTTAAACTGATTCACTTCTATAATGATGTGGACGAGTGGGAAATGTACGATTTGAAGAATGACCCGAATGAACTGAATAATGTGTTTGACAAACCGGAATATGCCGACAAACGGACAGAACTGATGTCACTGCTGAAAGAAACCCAAAAGCAGTATAAGGATGATGATCCGGATGAAAAAGTAAATGAGCTGTTCAAAGGTGACAGACGATTGATGAAAAATAGATAA
- a CDS encoding SusC/RagA family TonB-linked outer membrane protein — protein MFKLKESILLFFLAFVSTIAYAQSLTVTGKVVDSEGYEVIGGSVIIKGAAGIGTVTDIDGHYSLKVNDASKDVLVFSYVGMTPQEVKVNNQSVINVTLQADAVLLDEVVAIGYATVKRKDLTGSVASVNSKELSKVPTSDITQALAGRMAGVQVMQSEGAPGASISVRVRGGISITQSNEPLYIIDGFPSEDGMSTLDPAEIETIDILKDASATAIYGARGANGVVVITTKSGGKDGKATVTFDSYVGFKKIAKKLDVLSTYEFTMLDYERRVYDATTPDDWEKDIKKFTEIYGNYSDLEKNYGNRKGLDWQDETLGRTAITQNYRVGVSGGTDKLNYNLAYSYYDEDGAMVYSGNNKHNISFNMNHKVNDRLDITARISYDQMKITGMGTSEGGDRFNKMQHILQYRPTVGINGTDDLLLGDEDPIFLDDSGNVMQNPLLSAAEETNDREYRTFQANGGFTLKLFKGLSFRNTTGMRYQTRRNDVFYGDKSITAKRSSINGSIQNLETGSFQTSNVLNYNWSGKGHDVTAMVGQEYVDRWNRNFKAAASNFPNDDIGLADLSLGLPTAVQSAENYDDKLLSFFARFNYGFKDKYLFTASVRADGSSKFGKNNKWGYFPAFSAAWRLGEEEFIKNLNIFSDLKVRLGYGMAGNNRIDSYLSLAVLGSVTYPNGDSTQPGYVSKQIPNPDLKWEANKTFNFGLDFGFFNQRLTISPEFYINRSSNLLLNAKLPTSSGYNSMVINAGETENKGIDLTINSTNITNKYFTWNTSITLSHNKNSVKKLTGEDVQLWEANFGYSQNTHIIGVNQPLGQMYGYVTDGLYQVSDFDYDAATKTYTLKDGVPYAGEKGNVKPGMWKFKNIDGSKDNKITEADKTVIGNAYPKLYGGINNTFTYKDFDLSIFLTYSIGNDVFNATKLTNTKTALQNKNVLAVADSKHRWVLVNKAGDLITDPQEMADINKGKTVAAIYDNEAGDTYIHSWAVEDGSFLKLSNITLGYTFPKKMIRKVGLSKLRLYATGSNLLTWTKYSGFDPEVSTMGNGLTPGVDFGAYPRSRAFVFGINLAF, from the coding sequence ATGTTCAAATTAAAAGAATCAATTTTATTGTTTTTCCTCGCTTTCGTCAGTACGATTGCATACGCGCAAAGTCTGACAGTTACTGGTAAGGTAGTCGATAGCGAAGGTTATGAAGTTATTGGAGGTAGCGTTATTATTAAGGGTGCTGCCGGTATTGGAACTGTTACTGACATAGATGGCCACTATTCGCTGAAAGTAAATGATGCATCTAAAGATGTATTAGTCTTTTCGTATGTGGGAATGACTCCCCAGGAAGTGAAAGTCAACAATCAGAGTGTTATTAATGTAACGTTGCAGGCAGATGCCGTACTGCTGGACGAAGTTGTAGCCATCGGTTATGCAACTGTAAAACGTAAAGACCTGACCGGTTCTGTTGCTTCGGTTAATAGCAAAGAGCTTTCAAAAGTTCCTACCAGTGATATTACACAAGCTCTTGCCGGCCGCATGGCAGGTGTGCAGGTTATGCAGAGTGAAGGTGCTCCCGGAGCTTCCATTTCTGTTCGGGTTCGTGGTGGTATTTCCATTACTCAAAGTAACGAACCTTTGTATATCATCGACGGTTTCCCCAGTGAAGACGGTATGTCTACCCTTGACCCAGCGGAAATTGAAACAATCGACATCCTGAAAGATGCTTCTGCTACAGCTATCTACGGTGCCCGTGGTGCTAATGGTGTAGTCGTTATTACTACCAAGAGCGGTGGTAAAGACGGAAAAGCGACTGTCACATTTGACAGTTATGTAGGTTTCAAGAAAATAGCCAAGAAGCTGGATGTACTTTCTACTTATGAATTTACGATGTTGGATTATGAACGTCGCGTTTACGACGCTACCACTCCGGACGACTGGGAGAAAGACATCAAAAAGTTCACCGAAATCTACGGCAACTACAGTGACCTTGAAAAAAACTATGGCAATCGTAAAGGGCTGGACTGGCAAGATGAAACATTGGGACGCACGGCAATTACACAAAACTATCGTGTAGGCGTTTCCGGTGGTACTGATAAATTAAATTATAACCTGGCATATTCTTATTATGACGAAGACGGTGCCATGGTATATAGCGGCAACAACAAGCACAACATTTCATTCAACATGAATCATAAAGTGAATGACCGCTTGGACATCACCGCCCGTATCAGTTACGACCAAATGAAAATTACCGGTATGGGTACTTCTGAAGGAGGCGACCGTTTCAATAAGATGCAGCACATTTTGCAGTACCGCCCCACAGTAGGTATCAACGGAACCGATGACCTGTTATTGGGAGATGAAGACCCTATCTTCTTGGATGATTCAGGTAACGTAATGCAGAACCCCTTACTTTCTGCGGCAGAAGAGACGAATGATCGTGAATATCGTACATTCCAGGCTAACGGTGGCTTCACTTTGAAACTTTTCAAAGGTCTCTCTTTCCGTAATACCACAGGTATGCGTTACCAAACACGACGCAACGATGTTTTCTACGGAGACAAGTCAATCACAGCAAAACGTTCAAGCATCAATGGTAGTATTCAAAACCTAGAGACCGGTAGCTTCCAGACTTCAAACGTATTGAACTATAACTGGTCGGGTAAAGGTCATGATGTGACTGCCATGGTAGGTCAGGAATATGTAGACCGTTGGAACCGTAATTTCAAAGCAGCAGCATCTAACTTCCCGAATGACGATATAGGTTTGGCTGACCTCTCACTGGGGCTTCCGACAGCAGTTCAGTCTGCCGAAAACTATGATGATAAATTGCTCTCTTTCTTCGCCCGTTTCAACTACGGCTTCAAAGATAAATACTTGTTTACCGCTTCGGTTCGTGCCGATGGTTCTTCCAAATTCGGTAAGAATAACAAATGGGGCTATTTTCCTGCATTCTCAGCAGCTTGGCGCCTGGGAGAAGAAGAGTTTATCAAGAACTTGAATATCTTCTCCGACTTAAAAGTTCGTTTGGGCTATGGTATGGCGGGTAACAACCGTATCGACAGTTACCTTAGTCTGGCTGTATTGGGATCTGTCACTTATCCCAATGGAGACTCCACCCAGCCCGGTTATGTTTCCAAGCAGATTCCTAACCCTGACTTGAAGTGGGAAGCTAACAAAACCTTCAACTTTGGTCTTGATTTCGGTTTCTTCAATCAACGTTTAACCATTTCTCCTGAATTTTACATAAACCGCAGTAGCAATTTGTTGCTAAACGCCAAACTGCCTACTTCATCCGGTTACAACAGCATGGTTATCAATGCCGGTGAAACAGAAAACAAAGGTATTGACTTAACCATCAACTCAACCAATATTACGAATAAGTATTTTACCTGGAACACATCCATCACTCTGTCACACAATAAGAATTCTGTAAAGAAACTGACGGGAGAAGATGTGCAGTTGTGGGAGGCTAACTTCGGTTACAGCCAGAATACGCACATTATCGGCGTGAACCAACCTTTGGGACAGATGTACGGATACGTAACAGATGGTCTGTACCAAGTATCTGACTTTGATTACGATGCAGCAACTAAAACTTACACACTGAAAGACGGTGTTCCGTATGCAGGCGAAAAAGGTAATGTAAAACCGGGTATGTGGAAGTTTAAAAATATAGATGGCAGCAAAGACAATAAAATTACAGAAGCTGACAAAACAGTCATTGGTAACGCTTATCCGAAACTTTACGGTGGTATCAATAACACTTTCACTTACAAAGATTTCGATTTGAGTATATTCCTTACCTATAGCATCGGTAACGATGTATTCAATGCAACCAAACTGACCAACACCAAAACTGCTTTGCAGAACAAAAACGTTTTGGCAGTAGCTGATTCTAAGCACCGCTGGGTATTGGTTAATAAGGCAGGTGACTTGATTACAGATCCCCAGGAGATGGCAGACATCAACAAGGGCAAGACTGTAGCCGCCATTTATGATAACGAAGCAGGTGATACTTACATTCACTCTTGGGCTGTAGAAGATGGTTCTTTCCTGAAACTGAGTAACATTACTTTAGGTTACACATTCCCGAAGAAGATGATCAGAAAAGTCGGATTGAGCAAATTACGTCTGTATGCCACAGGCTCTAACCTGCTGACCTGGACCAAATATTCCGGCTTCGATCCTGAAGTTTCTACAATGGGAAATGGTCTGACACCAGGCGTTGACTTTGGTGCTTATCCCAGAAGCCGCGCGTTTGTTTTCGGTATTAATTTAGCTTTCTAA
- a CDS encoding aldose epimerase family protein, with the protein MRKHKICALLIVLSLLAACKQPQSLTLSVSEVAQIKADGTSIRLFCLTNRNGMTIKVTNFAASLTSVSVPDKKGNFGQVVLGFDSLESYLGKHPKFGATVGRFANRIKHGEFCLDTQIFQLEKNSKGNSVHGGSRGFNTQVFETDTFYIVKDTAIVVFSYKSAHLEGGFPGNLNLSIAYKLTDRNEVILDYTATTDQPTVVNFTNHSYFNLTGCKEPVLNHLYTLHADSITPVDSTGVPTGELKAVAGTEYDFRTPRTAEKQIQRMMGKTYDINYKLNKHPDSLELVATVTEPVSGRILKAYTTEPGMQFYIPSSNMNYLNGHGNRNYGKYYGFCLEMQHFPDSPNKPQFPSTVLRPGEIYRQTTIYKFENSPATKCHLRIKSVPPPY; encoded by the coding sequence ATGAGAAAACACAAGATATGTGCACTACTCATTGTTCTGTCCTTGTTAGCAGCATGTAAACAGCCCCAATCATTAACCCTTTCTGTCAGTGAAGTCGCACAAATTAAGGCAGATGGTACATCCATCCGGCTTTTCTGTTTGACAAACAGGAATGGAATGACAATCAAAGTCACCAACTTTGCTGCCTCGCTAACGTCCGTTTCCGTACCCGACAAAAAGGGAAACTTCGGACAAGTAGTACTGGGCTTCGATAGCTTAGAAAGTTATCTGGGAAAGCATCCTAAATTTGGTGCCACTGTAGGCAGATTTGCCAATAGAATCAAGCATGGCGAGTTTTGCCTGGATACCCAGATCTTTCAACTTGAAAAGAACAGTAAAGGAAATTCTGTTCATGGCGGAAGCCGGGGATTCAATACTCAAGTATTCGAAACAGATACCTTTTATATAGTGAAAGACACGGCAATAGTTGTCTTTTCTTATAAAAGCGCTCACCTTGAAGGAGGATTTCCTGGCAATCTGAATCTGTCAATCGCTTATAAACTGACTGATCGCAATGAAGTAATCCTGGATTATACGGCAACCACGGATCAGCCTACTGTTGTAAATTTCACCAATCACAGCTACTTCAATCTGACCGGCTGTAAAGAGCCTGTACTGAACCATCTTTATACATTGCATGCGGACTCAATTACTCCGGTAGATTCAACAGGAGTCCCTACCGGAGAGCTGAAGGCAGTTGCAGGAACGGAGTATGACTTCAGAACTCCACGAACAGCCGAAAAACAAATCCAACGGATGATGGGAAAAACTTATGATATCAATTATAAGCTAAATAAGCACCCGGATTCTTTGGAATTAGTAGCTACAGTCACAGAACCTGTATCTGGAAGAATACTGAAAGCATATACTACTGAACCCGGGATGCAATTTTATATTCCAAGTTCCAACATGAATTATCTGAATGGGCATGGCAATAGAAATTACGGTAAATACTATGGATTCTGCCTCGAAATGCAGCATTTCCCAGACTCCCCCAATAAACCCCAATTTCCTTCTACAGTATTGCGACCTGGCGAAATCTACCGGCAGACAACAATCTATAAATTTGAAAATTCACCAGCAACGAAATGCCACCTCCGTATCAAGTCCGTACCTCCTCCGTACTGA